In the genome of Drosophila subpulchrella strain 33 F10 #4 breed RU33 chromosome 2L, RU_Dsub_v1.1 Primary Assembly, whole genome shotgun sequence, one region contains:
- the LOC119546066 gene encoding uncharacterized protein LOC119546066: MFCLFGALVSLLAHLSPRKPKGCEHVPQITKQQTERKARKAARKNKTSITV; this comes from the exons atgttttgtttgtttggtgCTTTGGTTTCCCTGTTGGCGCATTTAAGCCCCAGAAAGCCAAAAGGATGCG AGCACGTTCCACAGATAACCAAACAACAAACGGAAAGGAAAGCAAGAAAAGCAGCCAGGAAAAACAAGACATCAATAACTGTGtag